Proteins encoded within one genomic window of Haladaptatus sp. QDMS2:
- a CDS encoding thioredoxin family protein encodes MTATTPAKPDRPVRLESAAELDALVADHDLVLVDFYTKGCTLCQSIEPVLGNVHRVSEAVVALINPVNDIDLVETYNVRSVPTLLLFKDGDVVGRLAEGFQSTEQILSFVESA; translated from the coding sequence GTGACAGCCACCACGCCAGCGAAACCAGACCGGCCGGTCCGCCTCGAATCGGCCGCCGAGTTAGACGCCCTCGTCGCGGACCACGACCTCGTCCTCGTCGATTTCTACACCAAGGGCTGTACCCTCTGTCAGAGCATCGAACCGGTGCTCGGGAACGTCCACCGCGTCTCGGAAGCCGTCGTTGCGCTCATCAATCCCGTGAACGACATCGACCTCGTCGAGACGTACAACGTCCGAAGCGTTCCGACTCTGTTACTGTTCAAAGATGGCGACGTGGTGGGTCGCCTCGCCGAGGGGTTCCAGAGCACAGAACAGATTCTCTCGTTCGTCGAGTCGGCCTGA
- the nucS gene encoding endonuclease NucS — MTATDEEQAGPPATLSQPTPAAATDFLETALARDSLITLFGRCTVEYDGRAASYLGPGDRHVMLKPDGSLLVHTGEGQKPVNWQPPGCTHEPRLCEGSLQIRSVRSNPAEELLVTFESVVQVAAFDPTDESTLAVEGTEADLKRRILDDPSLVEPGFQPLATERETPAGAVDIFGRDAAGRIVVVELKRRRVGPDAVGQLGRYVEALRRELHADATVRGILVAPSVTDRARDLLAENGLEFVALDPTA; from the coding sequence GTGACCGCGACAGACGAGGAGCAAGCAGGCCCACCCGCGACGCTCTCCCAGCCGACGCCAGCGGCGGCCACCGACTTCCTCGAAACCGCACTCGCCCGCGACTCGTTGATAACCCTGTTCGGGCGCTGTACGGTCGAGTACGACGGCCGGGCGGCGAGCTATCTCGGCCCCGGCGACCGCCACGTCATGCTCAAACCCGACGGGTCGTTGCTCGTCCACACGGGCGAGGGGCAGAAACCGGTCAACTGGCAACCACCGGGCTGTACTCACGAGCCACGGCTCTGTGAGGGAAGTCTCCAGATTCGAAGCGTACGGTCCAACCCCGCCGAAGAACTCCTCGTGACCTTCGAGTCCGTGGTGCAGGTCGCCGCGTTCGACCCGACCGACGAGAGTACGCTCGCCGTCGAAGGGACCGAAGCAGACCTGAAACGACGCATCCTCGACGACCCGTCGCTCGTCGAACCGGGCTTCCAGCCACTGGCTACGGAGCGCGAGACGCCTGCTGGCGCAGTGGACATCTTCGGGCGGGACGCCGCCGGCCGGATCGTCGTCGTGGAGTTGAAACGCCGGCGCGTCGGCCCGGACGCGGTGGGGCAACTTGGCCGCTACGTCGAGGCGCTTCGGCGGGAGTTACACGCGGACGCCACCGTTCGTGGCATCCTCGTCGCTCCCTCCGTGACCGACCGGGCACGCGACTTGCTCGCAGAGAATGGGCTCGAATTCGTCGCGCTCGACCCGACCGCGTAA
- a CDS encoding transcription initiation factor IIB family protein, which yields MQQVTSYNQSERTKRTQTREQQAEVTCPECGSLLTTDHEHGERHCEECGLVVEETELDHGPEWRAFDSAERDQKSRVGAPMTKMMHDKGLSTTIDWQDKDARGNTLSAKKRKQLGRLRMWDRRTKTRNARDRNLRQALGEIDRMASALGLPKAIRETASVIYRRALEEDLLPGRSIEGMATASLHAAARQAGNPRTVDEMASVTRVGEMEFQRAYRYIVRELDLQIAPPDPVSYVGRFASGLDVSDETERRARELLETAKREGILSGKSPVGLAAASIYAAGLLTNAEITQAEVSEVADISEVTIRNRYRELLKTEQEAAAA from the coding sequence GTGCAACAAGTAACCTCATACAATCAGTCGGAACGGACGAAGCGCACGCAGACTCGCGAACAGCAGGCCGAAGTGACCTGTCCAGAGTGTGGGAGTCTCCTCACGACTGACCACGAACACGGCGAACGCCACTGTGAAGAGTGTGGCCTCGTCGTCGAAGAGACAGAGCTCGACCACGGCCCAGAATGGCGAGCGTTCGACTCCGCAGAGCGCGACCAGAAGTCCCGCGTCGGTGCCCCGATGACGAAGATGATGCACGACAAGGGACTGTCCACCACCATCGACTGGCAGGACAAGGACGCTCGGGGGAACACCCTGAGCGCGAAAAAGCGAAAGCAACTCGGTCGCCTTCGGATGTGGGACCGCCGGACGAAGACCCGTAACGCCCGCGACCGCAACCTCAGACAGGCGCTCGGCGAAATCGACCGCATGGCAAGTGCCCTCGGCCTGCCGAAGGCCATCCGCGAGACCGCTTCGGTCATCTACCGCCGCGCCCTCGAAGAGGACCTGCTGCCGGGCCGCTCCATCGAAGGGATGGCGACGGCTTCGCTTCACGCCGCCGCTCGGCAGGCCGGGAACCCCCGAACCGTAGACGAGATGGCATCGGTCACGCGCGTCGGCGAGATGGAATTCCAGCGCGCCTACCGCTACATCGTCCGCGAACTCGACCTCCAGATTGCGCCCCCGGACCCCGTCAGCTACGTCGGTCGGTTCGCCTCTGGTCTCGACGTGAGCGACGAGACCGAACGCCGCGCCCGCGAGTTGCTCGAAACCGCAAAGCGCGAGGGCATCCTGAGCGGGAAGTCGCCGGTCGGCCTCGCCGCCGCGTCGATTTACGCCGCTGGCCTGCTCACCAACGCCGAAATCACGCAGGCAGAAGTGAGTGAGGTCGCAGACATCAGCGAGGTCACCATCCGCAACCGGTACCGCGAGCTTCTGAAGACGGAACAGGAGGCCGCCGCCGCGTGA
- a CDS encoding helix-turn-helix domain-containing protein: MQGQDAEIDKYSENACVVIDSLQQIGSQWRLIVLHDLQEGEKRFNELKRSTDASSRTLSRVLDDLQETGFVDRRLEEDAPVATYYSLTEKGASLFPVFEEIERWANEWLDTSIIEPTAD, from the coding sequence ATGCAAGGCCAGGACGCAGAAATTGACAAGTACTCGGAAAATGCGTGTGTCGTCATCGACTCACTCCAGCAAATCGGGTCACAGTGGCGACTCATCGTCCTCCACGACCTCCAGGAGGGCGAAAAGCGGTTCAACGAACTCAAGCGTTCGACCGACGCGAGTTCGCGCACGCTGTCGCGGGTGCTCGACGACCTCCAGGAAACAGGGTTCGTCGACCGCCGTCTTGAAGAGGACGCACCGGTCGCAACGTACTACAGCCTCACCGAGAAGGGAGCCTCGCTGTTTCCCGTCTTCGAAGAGATCGAACGCTGGGCGAACGAGTGGCTCGACACGTCCATCATCGAGCCAACAGCCGACTGA
- a CDS encoding helix-turn-helix domain-containing protein: MREFVFSLTYEPGVDPVADVFIEYPAALSKSLDCAVAGNDMWRLDRITGPEPAVSALTDLLTDPSRCNECLNDPTCDSYREHELLAADTTSATIYTYRQGIEECRTLPSLAHEHLGPGLLYETQRRGNAYEWRILMRSDDSVGELFDAVQAHLSGGVSVSLSHLSNPTHWTDEAITACELPFEQREVLELAVSHGYYETPRETTLAELADEIGVPQSTLQYRLQRAESWLASGFVNECL, encoded by the coding sequence ATGAGAGAGTTCGTGTTCAGCCTCACGTACGAACCGGGTGTAGACCCTGTCGCAGACGTGTTCATCGAATATCCGGCCGCGCTGTCTAAGTCACTCGATTGCGCCGTCGCTGGGAACGACATGTGGCGGTTAGACCGCATCACCGGTCCGGAACCTGCCGTCTCCGCGCTCACGGACCTTCTCACCGACCCCTCGCGCTGTAACGAGTGTCTGAACGACCCGACCTGCGATTCGTATCGCGAACACGAACTACTCGCGGCGGACACCACGAGCGCAACCATCTACACCTACCGCCAGGGCATCGAGGAGTGTCGCACCCTCCCCTCGCTCGCCCACGAACACCTCGGTCCGGGACTGCTCTACGAGACCCAGCGCCGCGGGAATGCCTACGAATGGCGTATCCTCATGCGCTCTGACGACAGCGTCGGCGAACTGTTCGACGCGGTGCAGGCGCACCTCTCTGGTGGCGTTAGCGTGTCGCTCTCACACCTCTCGAATCCGACCCACTGGACGGACGAGGCCATCACGGCCTGCGAACTCCCGTTCGAACAGCGCGAGGTGCTGGAACTCGCCGTCTCGCACGGCTACTACGAGACCCCCCGCGAGACGACGCTCGCCGAACTTGCAGACGAAATCGGCGTCCCGCAATCGACGCTCCAGTATCGCCTCCAGCGCGCCGAATCCTGGCTGGCGAGCGGGTTCGTAAACGAGTGTCTCTGA
- the kynU gene encoding kynureninase, giving the protein MDLSLAAARERDAADGLAHLRARFHTREDEFYMDGNSLGISSEDADTALTDAVAEWRDLAIRGWTDADPDWFHYGERLGARTAPLVGAAPEAVVVANSTTVNIHTLIGTFLADNPGKIIVNDLDFPTDHYAIKSQLRLRRLDPDDHLVAVESRDGRTIDEADIEAAIDDETAIVFMPSVLYRSGQLLDVERITEAAHDHGALAGFDLAHSVGAVPHELSAWGVDFAVWCSYKYLNAGPGAIAGLYVNSKHFGTTPALAGWWGHDKATQFEMRHEFTSAESAGAWQIGTIPILAAAPLDGSLSIFEETSIEAVREKSLALTDFLVALANAKLTDRGFAIGTPREHARRGGHIALEHAEAYRISLALKERGVVVDFRPPNVVRVCPAPLYSTFEDVWHVVEMLGEIVDDLAYERFKLRQGGVT; this is encoded by the coding sequence ATGGACCTTTCACTCGCCGCCGCCCGCGAGCGCGACGCGGCCGACGGCCTCGCACACCTCAGAGCGCGCTTTCACACGCGCGAAGACGAGTTCTACATGGACGGCAATTCGCTCGGCATCTCCTCCGAAGACGCGGACACCGCCCTCACGGACGCCGTCGCCGAGTGGCGCGACCTCGCCATCCGGGGGTGGACGGACGCAGACCCGGACTGGTTTCACTACGGCGAACGCCTCGGCGCGCGCACCGCCCCGCTCGTCGGCGCGGCCCCCGAAGCGGTCGTCGTCGCCAACTCCACGACAGTCAACATTCACACGCTCATCGGCACCTTCCTCGCGGACAACCCGGGCAAAATTATCGTCAACGACCTCGACTTTCCGACCGACCACTACGCCATCAAGTCCCAACTCCGTCTGCGCAGACTCGACCCGGACGACCACCTCGTCGCCGTCGAGAGTCGAGACGGACGCACCATCGACGAGGCCGACATCGAGGCAGCCATCGACGACGAGACGGCCATCGTGTTCATGCCCTCAGTGCTTTACCGAAGCGGGCAGTTGCTCGACGTCGAACGCATCACGGAGGCGGCCCACGACCACGGCGCACTCGCCGGATTCGACCTCGCCCACTCGGTCGGCGCGGTTCCCCACGAACTGTCTGCGTGGGGCGTCGATTTCGCCGTCTGGTGTTCCTACAAGTACCTGAACGCCGGGCCGGGGGCCATCGCCGGTCTGTACGTCAATTCGAAACACTTCGGGACGACGCCCGCACTCGCCGGATGGTGGGGTCACGACAAAGCCACCCAGTTCGAGATGCGCCACGAGTTCACGTCTGCCGAGTCGGCGGGCGCGTGGCAAATCGGAACCATCCCGATTCTCGCCGCGGCCCCCCTCGACGGGTCGCTCTCCATCTTCGAGGAGACGAGCATCGAGGCCGTGCGCGAGAAGTCGCTCGCGCTCACCGACTTCCTCGTGGCGCTCGCGAATGCGAAACTCACAGACCGCGGATTCGCGATTGGGACGCCGCGCGAACACGCCCGCCGCGGTGGTCACATCGCGCTCGAACACGCGGAAGCCTACCGCATCTCGCTCGCGCTCAAAGAGCGCGGTGTCGTCGTCGATTTCCGCCCGCCGAACGTCGTCCGCGTGTGTCCTGCGCCGCTCTACTCAACCTTCGAGGACGTGTGGCACGTCGTCGAAATGCTCGGGGAAATCGTCGATGACCTTGCATATGAAAGGTTCAAACTGCGACAGGGCGGGGTGACCTGA
- a CDS encoding DUF6735 family protein — MGHRALVAYEQADGTFDLHYSQWGALGFRLAYTLAETDPFGPDETVEPTPRATGLSFDVILTDYLDFLLHEAFYVVSPGFDVTAYVPVWFGLETDDEVVGNGALVPVIWRNGTPVDVEYLEGWVDGAKTSLRAHHEQCALTPAAIQEFFAETLPEWFGNDVILASEVR; from the coding sequence ATGGGTCACCGTGCCCTCGTCGCCTACGAACAGGCAGACGGGACGTTCGACCTCCACTACTCCCAGTGGGGAGCCCTCGGCTTTCGCCTTGCATACACGCTCGCCGAAACTGACCCCTTCGGCCCCGACGAGACGGTCGAACCCACTCCCCGGGCCACGGGCCTCTCGTTCGACGTCATTCTCACCGATTACCTCGATTTCCTGTTACACGAGGCGTTCTACGTCGTCTCGCCCGGGTTCGACGTGACGGCCTACGTTCCCGTCTGGTTCGGGCTCGAAACTGACGACGAGGTGGTTGGCAACGGCGCGCTCGTGCCCGTCATCTGGCGGAACGGGACTCCCGTCGATGTGGAGTATCTCGAAGGCTGGGTCGACGGCGCAAAGACCAGCCTCCGCGCCCACCACGAGCAGTGTGCGCTCACCCCGGCTGCCATCCAGGAATTCTTCGCAGAGACACTTCCCGAGTGGTTCGGCAACGACGTGATACTCGCCTCTGAGGTGCGCTGA